A window of the Pseudoalteromonas sp. A25 genome harbors these coding sequences:
- the glmU gene encoding bifunctional UDP-N-acetylglucosamine diphosphorylase/glucosamine-1-phosphate N-acetyltransferase GlmU produces MSLTTVILAAGKGTRMRSKLPKVLHPVAAKPMVQHVIDNAFALGSTNINLVYGHGREQLHSALSHNEVNWVLQEEQLGTGHAVAVAKEHIGDDDTVLILYGDVPLTKRETLERLLACVPKKGLAVLTVTLDNPMGYGRMLRENGKLVGIVEQKDATPEQLLINEINTGIMAVNGSLLKKWLGALSNDNAQGEYYLTDIVAMAHNEGIEITSAQPEHAMEVEGANNRVQLAALERAYQTWQAETLMLNGASLVDPSRIDVRGTIKTGQDVQVDINVIFEGDVVLGDDVVIGPNCVLKNCVIGDGAVIKANTLVEDAQVGAKCTLGPFARLRPGAIMEEDSHVGNFVEMKKTRLGKGSKANHLTYLGDAEIGEKVNIGAGTITCNYDGVNKSKTIIGDNAFIGSNTALVAPVTIGDTATVGAGSVITATVENEQLAVARAKQRNLTGWQRPTKKSK; encoded by the coding sequence ATGTCATTAACTACAGTTATTCTAGCTGCGGGTAAAGGTACTCGCATGCGCTCAAAATTACCTAAAGTACTTCACCCTGTTGCTGCCAAGCCGATGGTACAACATGTTATAGACAATGCTTTTGCGTTGGGCTCGACCAATATTAACTTGGTTTATGGTCACGGCCGAGAGCAGCTGCACAGTGCGTTATCTCATAATGAAGTAAATTGGGTGCTCCAAGAAGAGCAACTAGGTACCGGCCATGCTGTGGCGGTTGCTAAAGAACACATTGGCGATGACGATACGGTATTGATTTTATATGGTGATGTGCCGCTAACAAAACGTGAAACATTAGAGCGCTTGTTGGCTTGTGTACCTAAAAAAGGATTGGCAGTGTTGACGGTGACACTCGATAATCCAATGGGTTATGGTCGCATGCTAAGAGAAAATGGCAAGCTGGTTGGTATTGTAGAACAAAAAGATGCGACGCCAGAGCAACTGTTAATCAATGAAATTAATACGGGCATCATGGCGGTCAATGGCAGCTTACTTAAGAAATGGTTGGGGGCGCTATCAAATGATAACGCGCAAGGTGAGTACTATTTAACAGATATCGTTGCCATGGCGCACAACGAAGGAATAGAGATCACATCGGCACAGCCAGAACATGCGATGGAAGTTGAAGGGGCAAATAACCGTGTGCAGTTGGCGGCATTAGAGCGCGCTTATCAAACTTGGCAAGCCGAAACATTGATGCTTAATGGTGCTAGCCTTGTTGATCCTAGTCGTATCGATGTGCGTGGTACCATCAAAACTGGGCAAGACGTGCAAGTCGATATTAACGTGATCTTTGAAGGTGATGTCGTTTTAGGTGACGATGTTGTGATCGGGCCAAATTGCGTACTTAAAAACTGTGTGATTGGAGATGGTGCTGTGATCAAGGCAAACACGCTGGTAGAAGATGCTCAAGTTGGCGCTAAATGTACGTTGGGGCCATTCGCACGCTTAAGACCAGGTGCCATCATGGAAGAAGATTCGCATGTTGGTAATTTCGTTGAAATGAAAAAAACGCGCCTAGGAAAAGGCTCGAAAGCAAATCATCTTACCTACCTTGGTGATGCTGAGATAGGTGAAAAAGTGAACATCGGTGCAGGCACAATTACGTGTAACTATGATGGTGTGAATAAGTCGAAAACCATTATTGGCGATAATGCTTTTATTGGCTCTAATACCGCGTTAGTTGCCCCTGTCACCATAGGTGACACTGCAACGGTTGGCGCTGGTTCGGTGATCACGGCAACAGTTGAAAACGAACAACTTGCTGTAGCACGCGCTAAACAAAGAAATTTGACGGGTTGGCAAAGGCCGACCAAAAAATCTAAGTAA
- a CDS encoding helix-turn-helix transcriptional regulator, whose translation MEKHMKNELYDPFYNRDALNNSIAMFEAVEQDELLTRTLRDIASNSGYECLAFIDYAPLSTTNYKQYIYGQYSVEVEGYLDNEEIYTYCKNGIRITSLEKLLATREDIQQLYVLPLRGVPGIVGALVFNIPDNFIEFKSIELIDWYWTILSPYLLKAAIRCRRSQFNITNREKDCLLWASEGKTSWEISQILGISERTVNFHLTNCIEKTQSANRQQAIVKCLINNII comes from the coding sequence ATGGAAAAGCACATGAAAAATGAATTGTATGACCCATTTTATAACCGTGATGCTCTAAACAATTCGATTGCTATGTTCGAAGCTGTAGAGCAAGATGAGTTACTTACACGCACGTTACGAGATATAGCTTCTAACTCGGGATATGAGTGCTTGGCATTTATTGATTATGCGCCGCTCTCAACGACCAATTACAAACAGTATATATATGGTCAATATAGTGTAGAAGTTGAGGGTTACCTTGATAATGAAGAAATTTATACTTACTGCAAAAACGGTATTCGAATTACTTCATTAGAGAAATTATTGGCGACACGAGAAGATATCCAGCAGCTATATGTACTGCCATTGAGGGGAGTTCCCGGTATTGTTGGCGCGCTTGTTTTCAATATTCCAGATAATTTTATTGAGTTTAAAAGCATTGAATTAATAGATTGGTATTGGACGATTCTTTCACCTTACTTGCTTAAGGCTGCTATTCGCTGTCGTCGTAGTCAATTTAATATTACAAATAGAGAGAAGGATTGCCTTTTGTGGGCTTCTGAAGGTAAAACTTCATGGGAAATTAGTCAGATCTTAGGGATTTCAGAGAGAACAGTTAATTTTCACTTAACAAATTGTATTGAAAAAACACAAAGTGCGAACAGGCAGCAGGCGATTGTTAAGTGCCTAATTAATAATATTATTTAA